One Sporomusaceae bacterium ACPt DNA window includes the following coding sequences:
- the kimA gene encoding Potassium transporter KimA encodes MLNFHRLIIGRPLRTEEAAHEKLPKWKALSIFSSDALSSVGYGPEQIIVTLAVPGLLIYGYFGYATLAVITLLAIVTLSYVQVAKANPGGGGSYSIALQNLGETPALIAAASLIADYVLTVAVSVSSGTEALVSAFPALIGWEVSINLVVLFSILMVINLRGVRESSNVFVWPTYFFILGIICLIGTGIYKAFTSIDPIIPSESLVRQPADWAVVLLALRAFANGCSSMTGIEAISNGVPMFKEPGVKNAIITTFCMSALLGLMISGISFLFMHYHLLPVENVTMLSQLAEQVFGRGWAYYYIQITTMLILYLAANTAYNGLPPLLSIMARDSYVPRYLGEKGERLGYSKGILLLSLISAALIVLFNGNVEHLISLYAIGVFLSFTIAQSSLVVKWRREKVPGWVSRIALNGFGACVTGIVVLVIAITKFTHGAWIVIIFIPTMIYILKTIHQHYTTTAKQLRISPKDFADHLQIHTPKNLVIVPISGITKVVAESLRYSKSLGGDVIVLYVYTNEEERKIFEDKWNNLNLNMPLRMLYSPYRSIVQPVLGYVSELEMHKSIYHYITIVIPEFEPAKLWHRLLHNQTGWILRTLLILRENVIVSTLPYHFKE; translated from the coding sequence ATGTTAAATTTTCACCGGCTCATTATTGGCAGACCTCTTAGGACTGAGGAAGCTGCACATGAAAAATTGCCCAAGTGGAAGGCATTATCTATTTTTTCCTCGGACGCGTTATCATCAGTAGGATATGGCCCGGAGCAAATCATCGTAACATTAGCTGTTCCAGGCTTGCTGATCTATGGGTATTTCGGTTACGCTACCCTTGCAGTAATTACTCTCCTCGCGATTGTAACTCTGTCTTATGTTCAGGTTGCAAAAGCTAACCCTGGCGGAGGTGGTTCGTACTCTATAGCGTTGCAGAATTTAGGTGAAACTCCAGCACTGATCGCGGCCGCCTCGCTGATTGCAGACTATGTTCTTACCGTTGCTGTTAGCGTCTCGTCAGGAACAGAAGCTCTAGTATCGGCTTTCCCCGCCCTTATCGGATGGGAAGTATCAATCAACCTAGTAGTTCTTTTTTCAATCTTAATGGTAATTAATCTAAGGGGAGTCAGAGAGTCATCCAATGTCTTTGTTTGGCCAACTTACTTTTTCATACTAGGGATCATTTGTTTAATCGGAACCGGAATTTATAAGGCATTTACCAGCATTGATCCGATTATTCCTTCTGAATCTTTAGTAAGACAACCAGCTGATTGGGCGGTTGTCTTACTAGCGTTAAGAGCATTTGCGAATGGATGCAGTTCTATGACAGGCATAGAAGCTATTTCTAATGGAGTCCCGATGTTTAAAGAACCTGGGGTAAAAAACGCGATAATAACCACCTTCTGTATGTCGGCTCTTCTCGGTCTTATGATCTCCGGAATATCGTTTCTTTTTATGCATTATCACCTACTGCCTGTGGAAAATGTAACCATGCTCTCCCAGCTCGCCGAGCAGGTTTTCGGGCGAGGATGGGCTTATTATTACATACAAATAACAACAATGCTCATCTTGTACTTGGCTGCAAATACTGCCTACAATGGATTACCACCTCTACTATCAATAATGGCTCGTGATTCCTACGTTCCACGTTATCTAGGCGAAAAAGGGGAACGTCTCGGCTACTCAAAAGGTATTTTACTGTTAAGTCTTATTTCAGCAGCATTGATTGTCCTTTTTAACGGCAATGTCGAGCACTTGATTTCCCTTTATGCAATTGGAGTGTTTCTTTCTTTTACTATTGCTCAATCTAGTTTAGTTGTAAAGTGGAGACGCGAAAAAGTTCCGGGATGGGTTTCACGCATCGCTCTGAATGGCTTCGGCGCTTGTGTCACGGGTATAGTTGTGTTAGTCATTGCTATAACAAAGTTCACTCATGGCGCATGGATTGTTATTATCTTTATTCCGACTATGATTTATATATTAAAAACGATTCACCAGCATTATACAACTACCGCAAAACAGTTGCGTATTTCACCAAAGGATTTTGCTGACCATCTGCAAATTCACACTCCTAAGAATCTCGTTATAGTTCCGATATCAGGTATTACCAAAGTAGTTGCTGAATCACTGAGGTATTCCAAGTCTCTTGGGGGAGACGTTATTGTTCTGTATGTTTATACAAATGAGGAAGAACGAAAAATATTTGAAGACAAATGGAATAACCTAAATTTAAACATGCCTCTCCGTATGCTCTACTCTCCATATAGGTCAATTGTTCAACCAGTTTTAGGATATGTAAGTGAATTAGAAATGCACAAGAGTATCTATCATTATATTACGATTGTAATTCCCGAATTTGAGCCGGCAAAATTATGGCACAGGTTACTTCACAATCAAACCGGCTGGATTCTTAGAACACTTTTAATTCTGCGAGAAAACGTGATTGTATCTACATTACCTTATCATTTTAAAGAATAA
- the comM gene encoding Competence protein ComM, with amino-acid sequence MFAQTFGSTTLGLNGVLITVEVDIANGIPGFDIVGLPDTAVRESRERVRAAIKNSGFEFPGRRITVNLAPADIKKDSSGLDLPIAVGILAASGQIAPESCCKQVFTGELSLEGRLRGVSGILSMAVNCQENNLLEMIVAPDNTQEALLAGKLTVYAPETLTQVVAHLNGETKLTAAKPELPECQAMDPMLDFADVQGQVVAKRALEIAAAGFHNVLMIGPPGSGKTMLARRIPSILPDMTAQEALEVTKIYSVAGLLKHNVGLVTVRPFRSPHHTVSTAGMIGGGTIPRPGEVTLSHNGVLFLDELPEFPRPVLEVLRQPLEDGEVTVSRVSATLSYPAKLMLIAAMNPCPCGFSSDPSRECSCTPADIRRYQKKISGPLLDRLDITIHVPRLEYNDLIKTMPQESSSVIRQRVEKARFVQQERLKKWGLYANAQMEHKHIRTLCRLTPDSESLLKQAFSRMNLSARGYDRIIKVAQTIADLDGAAQIQARHIAEAIQFRNDFQSISRK; translated from the coding sequence GTGTTTGCACAAACTTTTGGTTCGACGACACTAGGTCTAAACGGTGTGCTAATAACAGTTGAAGTGGATATTGCCAACGGAATTCCCGGCTTTGACATTGTGGGATTACCTGATACGGCTGTGCGCGAATCGCGGGAACGGGTGCGGGCAGCCATAAAAAACAGCGGATTCGAGTTTCCAGGGCGCCGTATTACTGTAAATTTAGCGCCTGCTGATATAAAAAAAGACAGTTCAGGGCTTGATTTGCCTATTGCTGTAGGCATACTGGCAGCTAGCGGCCAAATTGCCCCGGAAAGCTGTTGTAAGCAGGTGTTTACCGGTGAGCTGTCGTTGGAAGGAAGATTACGAGGCGTATCGGGAATACTATCTATGGCGGTAAATTGCCAAGAGAACAATTTATTAGAAATGATTGTTGCTCCTGACAACACTCAAGAAGCTCTATTAGCAGGAAAACTAACTGTTTATGCGCCTGAAACCCTAACTCAAGTTGTTGCGCATCTTAACGGTGAAACCAAGCTAACAGCGGCAAAGCCTGAATTACCGGAATGCCAAGCAATGGATCCCATGCTTGATTTTGCCGATGTACAGGGGCAGGTTGTCGCCAAAAGGGCGCTTGAAATTGCTGCTGCCGGCTTTCACAATGTACTGATGATAGGGCCACCAGGCTCAGGCAAGACGATGTTGGCCCGGCGAATTCCGTCAATACTTCCTGACATGACAGCACAGGAAGCGCTTGAAGTAACAAAAATTTATAGTGTTGCCGGATTGCTTAAACATAACGTAGGATTAGTTACTGTTAGGCCGTTCCGCAGCCCGCATCATACCGTATCGACTGCCGGTATGATTGGCGGCGGCACTATTCCTCGACCAGGTGAAGTTACGTTAAGTCACAACGGCGTGTTGTTTTTAGACGAATTGCCTGAGTTTCCTAGGCCAGTACTTGAAGTGTTGCGTCAGCCGCTGGAAGATGGTGAGGTTACAGTCTCCCGTGTTAGTGCTACCTTATCTTATCCCGCTAAGCTGATGCTTATTGCTGCTATGAATCCATGTCCGTGCGGGTTTAGTTCGGACCCTTCCAGGGAATGCTCTTGTACCCCAGCGGATATTCGCCGCTACCAGAAAAAAATATCCGGGCCGTTACTTGACAGATTGGACATAACAATTCATGTGCCGCGCCTTGAGTACAATGATCTAATCAAAACTATGCCGCAAGAATCGTCGTCAGTTATCCGGCAGCGCGTGGAGAAAGCCAGGTTTGTCCAACAGGAACGTCTTAAAAAGTGGGGATTATATGCCAACGCCCAAATGGAGCATAAGCATATAAGAACTTTATGCCGGCTGACGCCTGATTCTGAGAGCCTCCTTAAACAAGCCTTTAGCAGAATGAACCTAAGTGCCCGAGGTTATGACAGGATAATAAAAGTTGCGCAGACTATTGCTGATTTGGATGGTGCGGCGCAAATTCAAGCAAGGCACATAGCCGAGGCTATTCAATTCCGCAATGATTTTCAAAGCATTTCCAGGAAATAA
- the lemA_1 gene encoding Protein LemA produces MNKTVWIVVAIVGVLVLSAMFSYNSLVSMNENINGKWSQIENQLQRRADLIPNLVNTVKGYAAHEQQAIQAVADARAKLAGAQGPVGKAQANAELNSALSRLLVVAENYPNLKADQNFRALMDELSGTENRIAVARKDYNDAVQSYNVKIRSLPTSLFAGMMGFGPKEYFKAEEGAKQVPQVKF; encoded by the coding sequence GTGAACAAAACAGTATGGATTGTTGTTGCCATCGTCGGCGTGCTAGTGTTAAGTGCCATGTTTAGCTATAATTCCCTGGTTAGTATGAACGAAAATATTAATGGTAAATGGAGTCAGATTGAAAATCAATTGCAACGGCGTGCTGACCTAATTCCTAACTTGGTTAATACGGTAAAAGGTTATGCGGCTCATGAGCAGCAAGCCATTCAGGCTGTTGCCGATGCGCGCGCTAAGCTGGCCGGAGCGCAAGGCCCGGTAGGCAAGGCCCAGGCTAATGCCGAATTAAATTCAGCTCTTAGCCGGTTGTTGGTTGTGGCTGAAAACTATCCTAACCTTAAAGCTGATCAAAATTTTCGTGCGCTTATGGATGAATTATCAGGTACTGAAAATCGCATTGCTGTGGCCCGCAAAGACTATAATGACGCAGTGCAAAGTTATAACGTGAAAATACGTTCACTGCCGACAAGCCTGTTTGCCGGCATGATGGGTTTTGGTCCTAAAGAATACTTTAAAGCTGAAGAAGGCGCTAAACAAGTTCCCCAAGTAAAATTCTAA
- the yfmS_4 gene encoding Putative sensory transducer protein YfmS: MVAIARAKEVFYVTEVSLLECFVQVAKYIPQLISGKVGMVVSDREKWLVSYSIPELEGHVVVGEPIKPGSAAYKAMQQKSRVVTEVSSDVYGIPYVAISLPVINNQGEVIGAVAIHESLERHNTLAAAAKQLSNSAAHLSSSIQSILAQAEELAASSRFLKELSVAANKQVADTDSVVGFIKNVASQTNLLGLNAAIEAARVGEMGRGFGVVAEEVRKLATNSASSATQITTILNNIKQSIEKITAEIGQIDSVTEHQANTIQNLTAHSQMLMAMSEQLASLASNLNTQKK, from the coding sequence ATGGTAGCTATAGCACGAGCAAAGGAAGTGTTTTATGTGACAGAAGTTTCACTACTGGAATGTTTTGTTCAGGTTGCTAAATACATACCTCAACTAATAAGCGGCAAAGTGGGGATGGTTGTCAGCGACCGGGAAAAATGGTTGGTATCTTATTCTATTCCTGAACTTGAAGGTCATGTAGTTGTTGGTGAACCGATTAAGCCGGGGTCTGCCGCGTATAAGGCAATGCAGCAGAAAAGCCGGGTAGTTACTGAAGTGAGTAGTGATGTTTACGGTATTCCCTATGTTGCCATCAGCCTGCCGGTCATCAATAATCAGGGCGAAGTTATCGGTGCGGTGGCTATCCATGAGTCACTGGAACGGCATAATACGTTAGCAGCGGCGGCTAAACAACTCTCAAATTCGGCCGCTCATTTGTCTTCCTCTATCCAATCTATATTGGCCCAAGCGGAAGAACTGGCAGCTAGTAGTCGTTTTCTTAAAGAATTGTCGGTAGCTGCCAATAAGCAGGTGGCTGATACTGATTCAGTTGTTGGGTTTATCAAGAATGTGGCCAGTCAGACAAATCTGTTAGGACTTAATGCCGCCATTGAAGCTGCCCGAGTGGGTGAAATGGGACGAGGATTTGGTGTGGTAGCAGAAGAAGTGCGTAAACTTGCTACCAATAGTGCCAGTTCGGCAACCCAAATTACAACAATCTTAAATAATATAAAACAGTCTATTGAAAAAATTACTGCTGAAATCGGCCAAATAGACTCGGTTACCGAGCACCAGGCCAATACCATTCAAAATCTGACAGCGCACAGCCAGATGCTAATGGCTATGTCAGAGCAATTGGCCAGCTTGGCTTCCAATTTAAATACCCAAAAAAAATAA